A DNA window from Parabacteroides johnsonii DSM 18315 contains the following coding sequences:
- a CDS encoding helix-turn-helix domain-containing protein codes for MANEQITFDKLPQAVGYLTEQMEQIRQMVAALQPQTSLDKHRIVEIDEACKITRKAKPTIYTLARKGLIPAYKKGKKLYFYEDELLQWIESGRKQMQAISLQEQAAEIVHGAKRKPKGGYNF; via the coding sequence ATGGCAAACGAACAAATCACTTTTGATAAGCTGCCGCAGGCGGTAGGTTATCTCACAGAACAGATGGAACAAATCCGACAAATGGTGGCGGCACTGCAGCCACAAACTTCTTTAGACAAGCATCGTATTGTTGAAATTGACGAAGCCTGTAAAATCACACGAAAAGCGAAGCCTACCATTTACACGCTTGCACGTAAAGGACTGATTCCAGCCTATAAAAAAGGTAAGAAACTCTACTTCTATGAAGATGAGTTGCTGCAATGGATTGAGTCCGGGCGCAAGCAGATGCAGGCAATATCGCTCCAGGAACAGGCAGCGGAGATAGTACATGGAGCGAAACGCAAACCAAAGGGAGGCTATAACTTTTGA